A window of the Citrus sinensis cultivar Valencia sweet orange chromosome 9, DVS_A1.0, whole genome shotgun sequence genome harbors these coding sequences:
- the LOC102625061 gene encoding uncharacterized protein LOC102625061 isoform X3: MFSLLLLLHMAMKPNMTGVLVSTLFLFQLLVIAAISMSLCNGNSYHVGCLESEREVLLRFKQDLQDPSNRLASWIGDGDCCLWAGVICDNVTGHILELNLRNPFNYYVQPDQFEANPRSMLVGKFMKDKKEEQNESRRLNYKQPFMHHSHVQPFLVRLTTMNEVEAVTTEMTTVVGTRKQIEND, from the exons ATGTTTTCTTTATTACTACTACTGCATATGGCAATGAAACCAAACATGACGGGTGTCCTTGTTTCTaccttatttctttttcaattactTGTCATAGCAGCCATTAGCATGAGCCTCTGCAATGGAAATTCCTATCATGTGGGTTGCCTTGAAAGTGAGAGAGAAGTACTTTTAAGGTTCAAGCAAGATCTCCAAGACCCTTCCAATCGGCTTGCTTCTTGGATTGGAGATGGAGACTGTTGTTTATGGGCTGGTGTTATCTGTGACAACGTGACGGGCCATATCCTTGAGCTTAATCTTCGAAATCCTTTCAATTATTACGTTCAGCCGGATCAGTTTGAAGCAAATCCAAGGTCAATGCTGGTTGGTAAG TTTATGAAGGacaaaaaagaagaacaaaatgAGTCTAGAAGATTGAATTACAAACAGCCATTTATGCACCATTCGCATGTGCAACCTTTCCTTGTGCGGCTGACGACCATGAACGAAGTCGAGGCAGTGACGACAGAGATGACGACGGTAGTGGGAACAAGGAAGCAAATTGAGAACGACTAG
- the LOC102625061 gene encoding LRR receptor-like serine/threonine-protein kinase ER2 isoform X1, with translation MFSLLLLLHMAMKPNMTGVLVSTLFLFQLLVIAAISMSLCNGNSYHVGCLESEREVLLRFKQDLQDPSNRLASWIGDGDCCLWAGVICDNVTGHILELNLRNPFNYYVQPDQFEANPRSMLVGKGPIPEGLQNLTSLKHLGLPFNHFSSSVPKWFDRLTHLEHLSLSYNSLEGRIPRSMARLCNLRRLYLGGAKLNQEISEILEIFSGCVSNGLESLALASSSISGHLTDQLGQFKNLDSLDLSNNSIVGPVPESLGQLSS, from the exons ATGTTTTCTTTATTACTACTACTGCATATGGCAATGAAACCAAACATGACGGGTGTCCTTGTTTCTaccttatttctttttcaattactTGTCATAGCAGCCATTAGCATGAGCCTCTGCAATGGAAATTCCTATCATGTGGGTTGCCTTGAAAGTGAGAGAGAAGTACTTTTAAGGTTCAAGCAAGATCTCCAAGACCCTTCCAATCGGCTTGCTTCTTGGATTGGAGATGGAGACTGTTGTTTATGGGCTGGTGTTATCTGTGACAACGTGACGGGCCATATCCTTGAGCTTAATCTTCGAAATCCTTTCAATTATTACGTTCAGCCGGATCAGTTTGAAGCAAATCCAAGGTCAATGCTGGTTGGTAAG gGTCCAATTCCTGAGGGGCTTCAAAACTTGACTTCCCTTAAACATCTTGGTCTGCCTTTCAACCACTTCAGCTCTTCAGTCCCTAAATGGTTTGATAGACTTACTCATCTTGAGCATCTTAGTCTCTCGTACAACAGTCTTGAAGGGAGAATTCCAAGATCCATGGCCAGACTTTGTAATTTAAGGAGACTCTATCTTGGAGGTGCTAAATTGAATCAAGAAATTTCCGAGATCCTTGAGATTTTCTCAGGATGTGTTTCCAATGGATTAGAGAGCTTGGCTTTGGCAAGTAGTTCAATCTCTGGTCATTTGACCGACCAACTTGgccaatttaaaaatcttgaCTCTCTTGACCTGAGTAATAATTCTATTGTTGGTCCTGTTCCGGAGTCATTGGGTCAACTGTCATCCTAG
- the LOC102624302 gene encoding receptor-like protein EIX1 isoform X1, which produces MAMKPNTSAVLVFDLLLFEILAIATISISFCNGSSYHVGCLGSEKEALLSFKRDLKDPSNRLASWSGNGDCCAWAGVFCDNITGHVLHLDLRNPFNYHKESEYEAIRRTALVGKINPSLLDLKHLSYLDLSFNDFQGIQIPRFFGSMGNLRYLNLSRTRIGGMIPHHLGNLSNLQFLDLSSNYLLYVDNFWWLSGLSFLEHLDLRSVNLSKAFDWLMVTNKLPSLVELRLANCQLHHFSLLATANFSSLTVLDLSDNQFDKWFIPSWVFGLSHLLFLDLGFNNFQGPIPRGLQNLTSLRHLGLDSNHFNSSIPNWLYRFIHLEYLSLSNNSLQGTIDSEALGNLTSISWLDLSLNMGIEGRIPRSMASLCNLKSLNLRGVHLSQEISEILDIFSGCVSNGLESLDLRSDSIYGHLTDQLGQFKNIVTLDFANNSIVGLIPESLGQLSTLRVLRINDNKLNGTLSAIHFANLTKLSWFRVDGNKLTLGVKHDWIPPFQLVALGLRNCYVGSRFPLWLYSQKHLQFLYLVNSSISDIFPIRFLKSASQLKFLDLGQNQIHGPIPNLTEFTGLLILSVYSNNMSGPLPLISSNLVFLDLSNNLFSGSISPFLCYRINETKSLNALQLNDNYLNGELPDCWMSYQNLKTLKLSNNKFTGNLPYSMGSLTSLVWLHLGENRLSGNILVSLKNCTALESLDVGENEFVGNIPTWIGERFSRMVVLILRSNKFHGPLPTGLCDLAFLQILDIADNNLSGAIPNCINNLTGMVTACSFTRSVQQYLPLPIDVGVILVEKASVVSKGEMVDYEDILNLVRMIDISRNNFSGKIPLEVTNLKALQSLNFSYNSFTGRIPESIGVMRSLESIDFSANQLSGEIPESMSSLTFLNHLNLSNNNLTGKIPSSTQLQSFDVSSFAGNDLCGAPLPKNCTENVSISEDENGDEDEDEVDHWLYVSAALGFVVGFWCFMGPLLVRRRWRYKYYHSLNRLGDRFVGAIRKCC; this is translated from the coding sequence ATGGCAATGAAACCAAACACGAGTGCTGTCCTTGTTTTTGACTTACTTCTCTTTGAAATACTTGCCATAGCAACCATTAGCATTAGCTTCTGCAACGGAAGTTCTTATCATGTGGGTTGCCTTGGAAGTGAGAAAGAAGCACTTCTAAGTTTCAAGCGAGATCTTAAAGACCCTTCCAATCGGCTTGCTTCTTGGAGTGGTAATGGAGATTGTTGTGCATGGGCTGGTGTTTTCTGTGACAACATAACAGGCCATGTCCTTCACCTCGACCTTCGAAATCCTTTCAATTATCACAAGGAGTCTGAATATGAAGCTATTCGGAGGACAGCGCTTGTTGGTAAGATAAATCCTTCTTTGCTTGATCTAAAGCATTTAAGTTACCTGGACTTGAGCTTTAATGATTTTCAAGGTATTCAAATTCCTAGATTTTTTGGCTCTATGGGAAATCTACGGTATCTTAACCTTTCTAGAACTCGAATCGGAGGAATGATACCTCATCATCTTGGAAATCTCTCCAATCTGCAGTTTCTGGACCTTAGTTcgaattatttattatacgtTGATAATTTTTGGTGGCTCTCTGGTCTTTCTTTCTTGGAACACCTTGATTTGCGTTCTGTGAATCTAAGCAAAGCCTTTGATTGGCTGATGGTGACAAACAAACTCCCTTCTTTGGTAGAATTGAGATTGGCAAATTGTCAACTCCATCACTTCTCACTACTAGCCACCGCAAATTTTTCGTCTCTCACAGTCCTTGACCTTTCCGATAACCAATTTGATAAATGGTTTATTCCTAGCTGGGTTTTTGGTCTCAGTCATTTACTCTTTCTTGACCTaggttttaataattttcaaggtCCGATTCCTAGGGGACTTCAAAACTTGACTTCCCTTAGACATCTGGGTTTAGATTCCAACCACTTCAACTCTTCAATTCCCAACTGGTTGTATAGATTTATCCATCTTGAGTACCTTAGTCTTAGCAACAATAGCTTGCAAGGTACAATTGATTCAGAGGCCCTTGGAAACTTAACTTCCATCAGTTGGCTTGATCTCTCCTTAAATATGGGTATTGAAGGGAGAATTCCAAGGTCCATGGCAAGTCTTTGTAATTTAAAGTCACTTAACCTTCGGGGTGTCCATTTGAGCCAAGAAATTTCTGagattttagatattttctcAGGATGTGTTTCCAATGGATTAGAGAGTTTGGATTTACGAAGTGATTCAATATATGGTCATTTGACTGATCAGCTTggccaatttaaaaatattgtcaCTCTTGATTTTGCTAATAATTCTATTGTTGGTCTTATTCCAGAGTCATTGGGTCAGCTCTCAACCTTGAGAGTTCTAcgaataaatgataataagttAAACGGAACGCTTTCTGCAATCCACTTTGCCAATCTAACAAAACTGTCATGGTTCAGGGTCGATGGGAACAAATTGACGTTAGGAGTGAAGCATGATTGGATTCCTCCTTTCCAACTTGTTGCCTTAGGATTGCGTAATTGTTATGTAGGATCCCGTTTTCCTCTATGGCTTTATTCACAAAAGCATTTACAGTTTCTATATTTAGTCAATTCAAGTATTTCAGATATTTTTCCAATTAGATTTTTGAAATCTGCTTCCCAATTAAAGTTTTTAGATCTCGGCCAAAACCAAATTCATGGGCCAATACCAAATCTAACCGAGTTTACTGGACTGTTGATTCTTTCCGTGTATTCGAATAATATGTCGGGTCCATTACCCCTCATATCATCCAATCTAGTTTTCCTAGATCTTTCTAATAACTTATTCTCTGGATCAATTTCTCCTTTCTTGTGTTATAGAATCAATGAGACGAAGAGCTTAAATGCTCTTCAGctaaatgataattatttaaatggagAATTACCTGATTGTTGGATGAGttatcaaaatttgaagaCACTCAAACTAAGCAACAACAAATTTACTGGTAATCTTCCATACTCAATGGGTAGTCTAACTTCTCTTGTTTGGTTGCATCTTGGCGAAAACAGACTGTCTGGGAATATACTtgtttctcttaaaaattgtACAGCATTAGAGTCACTTGATGTTGGTGAAAATGAGTTTGTGGGCAATATTCCGACGTGGATTGGAGAAAGATTTTCAAGAATGGTTGTACTCATCCTTCGTTCCAATAAGTTTCATGGCCCTTTACCCACAGGATTATGTGATCTAgcttttcttcaaatattagaCATTGCGGACAACAATCTCTCTGGAGCTATACCAAATTGCATTAATAATCTCACAGGCATGGTCACAGCATGCTCTTTTACACGCAGTGTTCAGCAATATCTACCACTTCCTATAGACGTGGGTGTGATTCTTGTAGAGAAGGCTTCAGTTGTGAGCAAAGGGGAAATGGTTGACTATGAAGATATTCTTAATTTGGTAAGGATGATAGATATTTCCAGGAATAATTTCTCAGGAAAGATTCCTTTGGAAGTGACAAATCTTAAAGCACTACAGTCATTGAATTTTTCGTACAACTCTTTCACCGGAAGAATTCCTGAAAGTATTGGTGTCATGAGATCATTGGAATCCATTGATTTTTCTGCAAACCAACTTTCGGGTGAAATTCCAGAGAGCATGTCAAGTTTGACGTTTTTGAATCATTTGAATTTGTCCAACAACAACTTGACTGGGAAAATTCCTTCAAGCACTCAACTGCAGAGCTTTGATGTATCTAGTTTCGCTGGCAATGATCTCTGTGGAGCTCCTCTTCCTAAGAATTGTACTGAGAATGTTTCAATTTCTGAAGATGAGAAtggagatgaagatgaagacgaAGTGGACCACTGGTTGTATGTAAGCGCGGCacttggatttgtggtgggaTTTTGGTGTTTTATGGGCCCTTTGCTTGTCAGAAGAAGATGGAGGTACAAGTATTATCATTCCCTGAATCGTCTTGGGGACAGATTTGTTGGTGCCATAAGAAAATGTTGCTAG
- the LOC102624302 gene encoding receptor-like protein 50 isoform X3: MAMKPNTSAVLVFDLLLFEILAIATISISFCNGSSYHVGCLGSEKEALLSFKRDLKDPSNRLASWSGNGDCCAWAGVFCDNITGHVLHLDLRNPFNYHKESEYEAIRRTALVGMVTACSFTRSVQQYLPLPIDVGVILVEKASVVSKGEMVDYEDILNLVRMIDISRNNFSGKIPLEVTNLKALQSLNFSYNSFTGRIPESIGVMRSLESIDFSANQLSGEIPESMSSLTFLNHLNLSNNNLTGKIPSSTQLQSFDVSSFAGNDLCGAPLPKNCTENVSISEDENGDEDEDEVDHWLYVSAALGFVVGFWCFMGPLLVRRRWRYKYYHSLNRLGDRFVGAIRKCC, from the exons ATGGCAATGAAACCAAACACGAGTGCTGTCCTTGTTTTTGACTTACTTCTCTTTGAAATACTTGCCATAGCAACCATTAGCATTAGCTTCTGCAACGGAAGTTCTTATCATGTGGGTTGCCTTGGAAGTGAGAAAGAAGCACTTCTAAGTTTCAAGCGAGATCTTAAAGACCCTTCCAATCGGCTTGCTTCTTGGAGTGGTAATGGAGATTGTTGTGCATGGGCTGGTGTTTTCTGTGACAACATAACAGGCCATGTCCTTCACCTCGACCTTCGAAATCCTTTCAATTATCACAAGGAGTCTGAATATGAAGCTATTCGGAGGACAGCGCTTGTTG GCATGGTCACAGCATGCTCTTTTACACGCAGTGTTCAGCAATATCTACCACTTCCTATAGACGTGGGTGTGATTCTTGTAGAGAAGGCTTCAGTTGTGAGCAAAGGGGAAATGGTTGACTATGAAGATATTCTTAATTTGGTAAGGATGATAGATATTTCCAGGAATAATTTCTCAGGAAAGATTCCTTTGGAAGTGACAAATCTTAAAGCACTACAGTCATTGAATTTTTCGTACAACTCTTTCACCGGAAGAATTCCTGAAAGTATTGGTGTCATGAGATCATTGGAATCCATTGATTTTTCTGCAAACCAACTTTCGGGTGAAATTCCAGAGAGCATGTCAAGTTTGACGTTTTTGAATCATTTGAATTTGTCCAACAACAACTTGACTGGGAAAATTCCTTCAAGCACTCAACTGCAGAGCTTTGATGTATCTAGTTTCGCTGGCAATGATCTCTGTGGAGCTCCTCTTCCTAAGAATTGTACTGAGAATGTTTCAATTTCTGAAGATGAGAAtggagatgaagatgaagacgaAGTGGACCACTGGTTGTATGTAAGCGCGGCacttggatttgtggtgggaTTTTGGTGTTTTATGGGCCCTTTGCTTGTCAGAAGAAGATGGAGGTACAAGTATTATCATTCCCTGAATCGTCTTGGGGACAGATTTGTTGGTGCCATAAGAAAATGTTGCTAG
- the LOC102625061 gene encoding receptor-like protein EIX1 isoform X5: MFSLLLLLHMAMKPNMTGVLVSTLFLFQLLVIAAISMSLCNGNSYHVGCLESEREVLLRFKQDLQDPSNRLASWIGDGDCCLWAGVICDNVTGHILELNLRNPFNYYVQPDQFEANPRSMLVGKVKFHRVCQV, from the exons ATGTTTTCTTTATTACTACTACTGCATATGGCAATGAAACCAAACATGACGGGTGTCCTTGTTTCTaccttatttctttttcaattactTGTCATAGCAGCCATTAGCATGAGCCTCTGCAATGGAAATTCCTATCATGTGGGTTGCCTTGAAAGTGAGAGAGAAGTACTTTTAAGGTTCAAGCAAGATCTCCAAGACCCTTCCAATCGGCTTGCTTCTTGGATTGGAGATGGAGACTGTTGTTTATGGGCTGGTGTTATCTGTGACAACGTGACGGGCCATATCCTTGAGCTTAATCTTCGAAATCCTTTCAATTATTACGTTCAGCCGGATCAGTTTGAAGCAAATCCAAGGTCAATGCTGGTTGGTAAG GTGAAATTCCACAGAGTATGTCAAGTTTGA
- the LOC102625061 gene encoding receptor-like protein EIX1 isoform X4 gives MFSLLLLLHMAMKPNMTGVLVSTLFLFQLLVIAAISMSLCNGNSYHVGCLESEREVLLRFKQDLQDPSNRLASWIGDGDCCLWAGVICDNVTGHILELNLRNPFNYYVQPDQFEANPRSMLVGKELLLSRNWL, from the exons ATGTTTTCTTTATTACTACTACTGCATATGGCAATGAAACCAAACATGACGGGTGTCCTTGTTTCTaccttatttctttttcaattactTGTCATAGCAGCCATTAGCATGAGCCTCTGCAATGGAAATTCCTATCATGTGGGTTGCCTTGAAAGTGAGAGAGAAGTACTTTTAAGGTTCAAGCAAGATCTCCAAGACCCTTCCAATCGGCTTGCTTCTTGGATTGGAGATGGAGACTGTTGTTTATGGGCTGGTGTTATCTGTGACAACGTGACGGGCCATATCCTTGAGCTTAATCTTCGAAATCCTTTCAATTATTACGTTCAGCCGGATCAGTTTGAAGCAAATCCAAGGTCAATGCTGGTTGGTAAG GAACTGTTACTGAGCAGGAATTGGTTGTGA
- the LOC102624302 gene encoding receptor-like protein 12 isoform X2 produces the protein MAMKPNTSAVLVFDLLLFEILAIATISISFCNGSSYHVGCLGSEKEALLSFKRDLKDPSNRLASWSGNGDCCAWAGVFCDNITGHVLHLDLRNPFNYHKESEYEAIRRTALVDIADNNLSGAIPNCINNLTGMVTACSFTRSVQQYLPLPIDVGVILVEKASVVSKGEMVDYEDILNLVRMIDISRNNFSGKIPLEVTNLKALQSLNFSYNSFTGRIPESIGVMRSLESIDFSANQLSGEIPESMSSLTFLNHLNLSNNNLTGKIPSSTQLQSFDVSSFAGNDLCGAPLPKNCTENVSISEDENGDEDEDEVDHWLYVSAALGFVVGFWCFMGPLLVRRRWRYKYYHSLNRLGDRFVGAIRKCC, from the exons ATGGCAATGAAACCAAACACGAGTGCTGTCCTTGTTTTTGACTTACTTCTCTTTGAAATACTTGCCATAGCAACCATTAGCATTAGCTTCTGCAACGGAAGTTCTTATCATGTGGGTTGCCTTGGAAGTGAGAAAGAAGCACTTCTAAGTTTCAAGCGAGATCTTAAAGACCCTTCCAATCGGCTTGCTTCTTGGAGTGGTAATGGAGATTGTTGTGCATGGGCTGGTGTTTTCTGTGACAACATAACAGGCCATGTCCTTCACCTCGACCTTCGAAATCCTTTCAATTATCACAAGGAGTCTGAATATGAAGCTATTCGGAGGACAGCGCTTGTTG aCATTGCGGACAACAATCTCTCTGGAGCTATACCAAATTGCATTAATAATCTCACAGGCATGGTCACAGCATGCTCTTTTACACGCAGTGTTCAGCAATATCTACCACTTCCTATAGACGTGGGTGTGATTCTTGTAGAGAAGGCTTCAGTTGTGAGCAAAGGGGAAATGGTTGACTATGAAGATATTCTTAATTTGGTAAGGATGATAGATATTTCCAGGAATAATTTCTCAGGAAAGATTCCTTTGGAAGTGACAAATCTTAAAGCACTACAGTCATTGAATTTTTCGTACAACTCTTTCACCGGAAGAATTCCTGAAAGTATTGGTGTCATGAGATCATTGGAATCCATTGATTTTTCTGCAAACCAACTTTCGGGTGAAATTCCAGAGAGCATGTCAAGTTTGACGTTTTTGAATCATTTGAATTTGTCCAACAACAACTTGACTGGGAAAATTCCTTCAAGCACTCAACTGCAGAGCTTTGATGTATCTAGTTTCGCTGGCAATGATCTCTGTGGAGCTCCTCTTCCTAAGAATTGTACTGAGAATGTTTCAATTTCTGAAGATGAGAAtggagatgaagatgaagacgaAGTGGACCACTGGTTGTATGTAAGCGCGGCacttggatttgtggtgggaTTTTGGTGTTTTATGGGCCCTTTGCTTGTCAGAAGAAGATGGAGGTACAAGTATTATCATTCCCTGAATCGTCTTGGGGACAGATTTGTTGGTGCCATAAGAAAATGTTGCTAG